A region from the Aegilops tauschii subsp. strangulata cultivar AL8/78 chromosome 5, Aet v6.0, whole genome shotgun sequence genome encodes:
- the LOC141022890 gene encoding uncharacterized protein, which produces MTNYPVIQYADDTIIIMPACVNQATIMKEILTDYVASVGLHINFHKSTLIPINTPEDKCNELADIFGCVTACMPFTYLGLPLGTTKPSVLDMTPWVCKAEGRITAAMSLMSYAGKLALVNSLVTSIAIYPMGVLRLPPE; this is translated from the coding sequence ATGACCAACTATCCAGTGATCCAATACGCCGATGATACAATCATCATTATGCCAGCTTGCGTAAATCAGGCGACGATCATGAAGGAAATCCTAACAGACTATGTTGCCTCAGTTGGCCTGCACATCAACTTCCATAAGTCCACGTTGATCCCTATCAACACCCCGGAAGACAAGTGCAATGAACTTGCAGACATCTTTGGATGCGTCACGGCCTGCATGCCATTCACGTACCTCGgcctccctcttggaaccacaAAACCATCGGTGCTGGACATGACTCCCTGGGTGTGCAAGGCAGAAGGCAGGATTACGGCGGCCATGTCTCTTATGTCATATGCTGGGAAACTAGCTCTCGTGAACTCGCTGGTCACCTCAATAGCCATTTACCCCATGGGAGTACTGAGACTCCCCCCAGAATAA